In a single window of the Solea senegalensis isolate Sse05_10M linkage group LG1, IFAPA_SoseM_1, whole genome shotgun sequence genome:
- the clul1 gene encoding clusterin-like protein 1 isoform X1 has product MKLLLTLVVLAVTLGVLKSAPEDRPRGVSEDTLKQLSMDGEKLLEEEVSRALYGVRQMKEVMWRNEQKHGHLMTSLRHSSDKKTGASQLLKEVTGRLQEAEEQCKDSLQAEWEQCRPCLEDACKTFYTSKCRRGFAAFHAKVGNLFHRVSRRFGPREPRIDAGDILVNQSPETTDTEVERIEDSFNRVITKVGTVVNRSVALVSTMSSRLDEVLQRAFLNDTDTPTEESTTDPYYPARDSGFLQGVGLDEVLDSFYDFGKSVVDEFGAVVTQVFDDISEAVDEEKKRARQSFPRFLRDQKLCRDLRKQTSECWRLQSQCEVCQGALLTECPSVRELHVELDEVSQLVDVSTKQYDEILSVVRHHTDETVNWLSDMAAEFAWVAQAVSNSSSPQNIFHITMMAPQSHGEENVSETKVEVNILNSHPIVLSVPGQLELQDPAFIQYVAQEALDKYKELVRFKDE; this is encoded by the exons ATGAAGCTCCTGCTCACTTTGGTCGTCCTGGCCGTGACACTGGGCGTCCTCAAATCTGCTCCCGAGGACAGACCCAGAGGCGTCTCAGAGGACACTTTAAAAC agCTGTCCATGGATGGAGAGAAGctcctggaggaggaggtgagcaGAGCTCTGTACGGGGTGAGACAGATGAAGGAGGTGATGTGGAGGAACGAGCAGAAACACGGGCATCTCATGACGTCTCTCAGACACAGCAGTGACAAGAAGACG ggggcatcACAACTGCTTAAAGAAGTGACGGGGAGGCTGCAGGAGGCGGAGGAGCAGTGTAAAGACTCCCTGCAGGCAGAGTGGGAGCAGTGCAGGCCCTGTCTGGAGGATGCATGCAAAACTTTCTACACCTCCAAGTGTCGCAGGGGATTTGCAGCTTTCCACGCCAAG GTGGGGAACCTCTTCCACAGAGTGTCCAGGCGCTTTGGCCCCCGTGAACCTCGCATCGATGCGGGGGACATCCTGGTAAACCAGAGCCCAGAAACCACCGACACAGAGGTCGAACGCATCGAGGATTCCTTTAACCGTGTGATCACCAAGGTGGGAACAGTGGTGAACCGCAGCGTGGCACTTGTGTCCACGATGAGCAGCAGGCTCGACGAAGTCCTCCAGAGAGCTTTCCTCAATGACACCGATACTCCCACGGAGGAGAGCACCACTGACCCGTACTACCCCGCACGAGACTCCGGCTTCCTGCAGGGCGTGGGCCTCGACGAGGTGCTCGACTCCTTCTATGACTTTGGCAAGAGTGTGGTGGATGAATTTGGAGCTGTGGTTACGCAGGTGTTTGACGACATCAGTGAGGCAGTGgatgaagaaaagaagagag CGAGGCAAAGTTTCCCCCGTTTCCTGCGGGACCAGAAGTTGTGCAGGGACCTTCGTAAACAGACCTCCGAGTGTTGGAGGCTGCAGAGCCAGTGTGAGGTCTGTCAGGGAGCCCTGCTCACAG AGTGCCCCAGTGTGCGCGAGCTGCACGTGGAGCTGGACGAGGTGTCGCAGCTGGTGGACGTGTCCACAAAGCAGTACGACGAGATCCTCTCCGTCGTCCGCCATCACACCGACGAGACGGTCAACTGGCTCAGTGACATGGCCGCTGAATTTGCCTGGGTGGCTCAGGCTGTGAGCAACAGCAGCTCACCCCAGAATATCTTCCACATCACCATG ATGGCACCACAGAGCCACGGTGAGGAGAACGTGTCCGAGACCAAGGTGGAGGTGAACATCCTGAACTCTCACCCAATTGTCCTCTCTGTTCCTGGGCAGCTGGAGCTGCAGGACCCGGCCTTCATCCAGTACGTGGCTCAGGAGGCTCTGGACAAGTACAAGGAGCTGGTCAG ATTTAAGGACGAATAA
- the clul1 gene encoding clusterin-like protein 1 isoform X2, producing MKLLLTLVVLAVTLGVLKSAPEDRPRGVSEDTLKQLSMDGEKLLEEEVSRALYGVRQMKEVMWRNEQKHGHLMTSLRHSSDKKTGASQLLKEVTGRLQEAEEQCKDSLQAEWEQCRPCLEDACKTFYTSKCRRGFAAFHAKVGNLFHRVSRRFGPREPRIDAGDILVNQSPETTDTEVERIEDSFNRVITKVGTVVNRSVALVSTMSSRLDEVLQRAFLNDTDTPTEESTTDPYYPARDSGFLQGVGLDEVLDSFYDFGKSVVDEFGAVVTQVFDDISEAVDEEKKRARQSFPRFLRDQKLCRDLRKQTSECWRLQSQCEVCQGALLTECPSVRELHVELDEVSQLVDVSTKQYDEILSVVRHHTDETVNWLSDMAAEFAWVAQAVSNSSSPQNIFHITMMAPQSHGEENVSETKVEVNILNSHPIVLSVPGQLELQDPAFIQYVAQEALDKYKELVR from the exons ATGAAGCTCCTGCTCACTTTGGTCGTCCTGGCCGTGACACTGGGCGTCCTCAAATCTGCTCCCGAGGACAGACCCAGAGGCGTCTCAGAGGACACTTTAAAAC agCTGTCCATGGATGGAGAGAAGctcctggaggaggaggtgagcaGAGCTCTGTACGGGGTGAGACAGATGAAGGAGGTGATGTGGAGGAACGAGCAGAAACACGGGCATCTCATGACGTCTCTCAGACACAGCAGTGACAAGAAGACG ggggcatcACAACTGCTTAAAGAAGTGACGGGGAGGCTGCAGGAGGCGGAGGAGCAGTGTAAAGACTCCCTGCAGGCAGAGTGGGAGCAGTGCAGGCCCTGTCTGGAGGATGCATGCAAAACTTTCTACACCTCCAAGTGTCGCAGGGGATTTGCAGCTTTCCACGCCAAG GTGGGGAACCTCTTCCACAGAGTGTCCAGGCGCTTTGGCCCCCGTGAACCTCGCATCGATGCGGGGGACATCCTGGTAAACCAGAGCCCAGAAACCACCGACACAGAGGTCGAACGCATCGAGGATTCCTTTAACCGTGTGATCACCAAGGTGGGAACAGTGGTGAACCGCAGCGTGGCACTTGTGTCCACGATGAGCAGCAGGCTCGACGAAGTCCTCCAGAGAGCTTTCCTCAATGACACCGATACTCCCACGGAGGAGAGCACCACTGACCCGTACTACCCCGCACGAGACTCCGGCTTCCTGCAGGGCGTGGGCCTCGACGAGGTGCTCGACTCCTTCTATGACTTTGGCAAGAGTGTGGTGGATGAATTTGGAGCTGTGGTTACGCAGGTGTTTGACGACATCAGTGAGGCAGTGgatgaagaaaagaagagag CGAGGCAAAGTTTCCCCCGTTTCCTGCGGGACCAGAAGTTGTGCAGGGACCTTCGTAAACAGACCTCCGAGTGTTGGAGGCTGCAGAGCCAGTGTGAGGTCTGTCAGGGAGCCCTGCTCACAG AGTGCCCCAGTGTGCGCGAGCTGCACGTGGAGCTGGACGAGGTGTCGCAGCTGGTGGACGTGTCCACAAAGCAGTACGACGAGATCCTCTCCGTCGTCCGCCATCACACCGACGAGACGGTCAACTGGCTCAGTGACATGGCCGCTGAATTTGCCTGGGTGGCTCAGGCTGTGAGCAACAGCAGCTCACCCCAGAATATCTTCCACATCACCATG ATGGCACCACAGAGCCACGGTGAGGAGAACGTGTCCGAGACCAAGGTGGAGGTGAACATCCTGAACTCTCACCCAATTGTCCTCTCTGTTCCTGGGCAGCTGGAGCTGCAGGACCCGGCCTTCATCCAGTACGTGGCTCAGGAGGCTCTGGACAAGTACAAGGAGCTGGTCAGGTGA